In a single window of the Sander lucioperca isolate FBNREF2018 chromosome 19, SLUC_FBN_1.2, whole genome shotgun sequence genome:
- the ak9 gene encoding adenylate kinase 9 isoform X1: MTQTNEVDRLVDNLIEDDAERESLLAKPTCFIIVGRPGVGKSTLAKNIAESWKCILIDDTDLLNTHIKNKTKQGVEILNILSEGRSIPEEMVLQLILARLNSHHVEHYGYVLSCLPFLSEECLKMQEQLELIKNFKLTPDFIINIKCTDKDLVHRLSGLKQHPETGQLYNRDQWKREEVFNKKKENKDQEVEDEDEEEQVQAGGEELQKDIIDQMVWTPENLARNAFPRLTMYKNTMLRPLEDYMTEHNPLYLLELDGNNTPEELHLSVMSRLGSMAIKRVSIPVLLHQTDEEELPEDIDTEDLMRVMSSSRTVAPGFKWRRSRWGRTCPVALREGKVIPGKPELCVGFQDKLYILSSQEACQKFFTNPRRYLLPPMPRPPCRVSIIGPPQAGKSTLCKLLAQHYNALVLDMEVLVQPVLDKVEQERVDKIKEETTQVAIEKIKMKMEKDVGQNSDETNSVEVTEDHPEVQTMVLTALEEAKHQSTSPFSLYAGVLEKRIKEIEEADTGADVRTGWVLDNFPKNFSQMKALQQAGILPDTLFCLKDSDSNQVLKRLYETNKESVDEAVSKRLQDEQSEKEKLVLKQKEPESEVEAETAELQTNLETVAEETEENPEQSDTTSPVPPAIIKKEAVVLPDHWDLGYPDGPEMNDYKLQLQQFVYEWDQMQSALTVPHSVLKIGDKSPEDLLKQMVLHMEKPFQYVSWELSATDLDKEAEDMEALAELERAEEGSSDNDAAEEEEQGDATTKRVLGDTHNFCPVALKNHNVLWPCTDEIAAKYREKTFYFSSQAARDSFLQNPAHFVAQTGPLKPPALRIFLLGTRGSGKTTQGEWLAQQLGIFHIQFREQLQMLIMAKTKEHVPYSDEVESPEESAEDLEALIKEARGEDEEEMEENSDNTNDMEQEVILTDEETAIKAYLSDGDPLTPEILDMIIAPYWNQEPYMSTGFILEGFPQNPDEVQYILQQQLFPDVVVNLVVDVTDVQKRLLPTYLEKWRERHNRREAQLNLLYDLRKQNRENNIAERRAELKKAAKNKLRYREDEEDDEEDETAGNIEEEIEDMLEEEFPLEEDNKDMENKENEEAASERLEMEIAERYVTDENSLVTVMELLSELNIPKVSISASRKLRIVQQKLLQKVQPLLTNRESLFQKCQPISYSLAHKLLLSSYKFHSAFGCWDPIKHYKERDLIQPLQWPFNTTYPLIFHQFIYFFATKENRNTFMLNPLKYLRQPKPTPSLPVKIAVVGPPKSGKTTVAQMFAQKYGLACLSIGGAMRTVLNNHEHTDLAVQMKKHLSQGLVVPDELAIQCLEVALMSSICGTRGYVLDGFPKTLKQTELMGSRSIIPMIVVELELATVEVLTRGLLDKMKPNNPHLMHDSSEILHIRNSCYKQEMEHVRQHFQQQYQNWILLDGLKSKWWIWNSSIKEVSISMKYIHSYLDRTRNRQAACINRMCITPKELQYRLGEFGQYCPVCLALHLHLVDCSESAALTHAAEYRGHYYKMCGEDHLERFLTTPDQFVTPGCPHALPQPQLLPRKLTEVQVKNKFPQQVEMKGFCPVTYLDGKQRYEALVRGKMEYAVEYRERIYILETKQKQDKFLRIPETYWDQKLPSKVPPLCEPVPLTSLPTLGYLEQGVAVSVIKAMTAVGCLKPKYPFLSIQRSSLLYVAFYLKAFNHNSTDYTRQKYKKKLALFEENCALIPYLSLTMTGNYRPPCERPIDFEFKLNRFLALGDLPGANSVL, encoded by the exons ATGACCCAAACTAACG AAGTGGACCGGTTAGTGGACAACCTAATAGAAGATgatgctgagagagagagtcttCTTGCCAAACCCACCTGCTTCATTATAGTTGGAAGACcg GGTGTTGGCAAATCCACCTTGGCCAAAAACATTGCAGAGTCCTGGAAGTGTATCTTAATTGATG ATACAGATCTGCTCAACAcacatattaaaaataaaacaaagcaagGTGTAGAG ATCTTGAATATCTTATCTGAGGGAAGAAGTATACCAGAAGAAATGGTGCTCCAGCTGATTCTTGCCAGGCTAAACTCACACCATGTGGAGCACTACG GGTATGTACTGAGCTGCCTACCGTTCCTGTCAGAAGAGTGTCTGAAGATGCAAGAGCAGCTTGAGCTGATCAAAAACTTCAAACTAACACCTGAtttcatcatcaacatcaag TGTACAGACAAGGACCTGGTCCACCGGCTCTCAGGTCTGAAGCAGCACCCAGAGACAGGGCAGCTGTACAACAGGGATCAGTGGAAGCGTGAGGAGGTGTTTAACAAGAAGAAGGAGAACAAGGACCAGGAAgtggaggatgaggatgaggaggagcagG tgcagGCTGGGGGAGAAGAACTCCAAAAAGATATTATTGACCAGATGGTGTGGACACCAGAAAACTTGGCCAGAAATGCTTTTCCTAGACTCACCATGTACAAGAATACCATGCTCAGACCACTGGAG GACTACATGACAGAACACAACCCCCTCTACCTGTTGGAGTTGGATGGAAACAACACACCTGAAGAGCTGCACTTG TCTGTAATGTCCCGTCTTGGATCCATGGCAATAAAGCGTGTCTCCATTCCAGTCCTCCTCCACCAGACTGATGAGGAAGAATTGCCAGAAGACATTGACACG GAGGACCTAATGAGAGTCATGTCCTCCTCCAGGACAGTGGCTCCGGGCTTTAAATGGAGAAGGAGCCGCTGGGGCAGAACTTGTCCTGTTGCTCTGAGGGAGGGCAAGGTCATTCCTGGCAAGCCTGAATTATGTGTGGG CTTCCAGGACAAATTGTACATCCTCTCATCTCAGGAGGCCTGCCAGAAATTTTTCACAAACCCCCGACGGTACTTACTTCCTCCGATGCCCAGGCCCCCTTGCAGAGTTTCCATCATAGGACCTCCACAGGCAGGGAAGAGCACTCTATGTAAGCTTCTAGCTCAACACTACAATGCATTGGTGCTTGATATGGAGGTACTGGTGCAGCCGGTTCTGGACAAGGTTGAGCAGGAGAGGGTTGACAAAATCAAAGAGGAGACAACACAAGTCGCTATAGAGAAAATCAAGATGAAGATGGAGAAGGATGTTGGACAGAATTCAG ATGAAACCAATTCTGTAGAAG TGACAGAGGATCATCCAGAGGTACAAACCATGGTGCTCACTGCGCTGGAAGAAGCCAAACATCAGAGCACATCTCCCTTCAGCCTGTATGCTGGGGTACTGGAGAAGCGTATAAAAGAG ATTGAAGAGGCTGACACTGGTGCAGATGTCAGAACTGGCTGGGTGCTTGACAACTTTCCCAAGAACTTTTCCCAAATGAAAGCCTTACAGCAAGCTGGAATCCTGCCAGACACTCTCTTCTGTCTCAAAGACAGTGATAGCAATCAAG TTTTGAAGAGATTGTATGAGACGAACAAGGAGAGCGTGGACGAAGCAGTGAGCAAGAGGTTGCAGGATGAACAATCTGAGAAGGAGAAACTGGTCTT AAAGCAGAAGGAGCCAGAATCGGAGGTAGAGGCCGAGACTGCAGAGCTGCAAACAAATCTAGAGACAGTTGCTGAAGAGACCGAAG AAAATCCTGAACAGTCTGACACCACCAGCCCTGTGCCTCCTGCCATCATCAAAAAGGAAG CTGTGGTACTACCTGATCATTGGGACTTGGGTTATCCAGACGGCCCAGAGATGAATGACTATAAATTGCAACTGCAACAGTTTGTGTACGAATGGGACCAAATGCAGTCCGCTTTAACTGTCCCACACTCAGTACTGAAGATTGGCGACAAAAGCCCTGAAGACCTGCTTAAACAGATGGTCCTTCACATGGAGA AACCCTTTCAGTATGTGTCCTGGGAACTGTCAGCAACAGACCTGGACAAGGAGGCGGAGGATATGGAGGCCTTAGCTGAGCTGGAGAGAGCCGAGGAAGGCAGCAGTGACAATGATGCAGCTGAGGAGGAAGAA CAGGGGGACGCAACAACCAAGAGAGTATTAGGCGATACCCATAATTTCTGCCCTGTGGCCTTAAAAAACCACAACGTCCTGTGGCCCTGTACGGATGAAATTGCAGCCAAGTACCGTGAGAAGACCTTCTATTTCTCGAGCCAAGCAGCCAGGGACTCTTTCCTTCAAAATCCTGCACATTTTGTTGCACAGACTGGGCCTCTCAAG CCTCCTGCCCTGCGGATCTTTTTGCTTGGCACCCGAGGGTCAGGCAAGACCACTCAGGGTGAGTGGCTCGCCCAGCAGCTTGGCATTTTCCATATTCAGTTCAGGGAGCAACTCCAAATGCTCATCATGGCCAAGACAAAGGAGCATGTACCTTATTCTGATgaggtggagtctccagaggagTCTGCTGAGGACTTGGAGGCTCTGATAAAGGAAGCCAGGggggaggacgaggaggagatggaggagaaCTCCGACAACACAAATGACATGGAG caggaagtgatccTGACTGATGAGGAAACGGCTATCAAAGCATACCTGTCTGACGGAGATCCACTTACCCCAGAGATCCTGGATATGATTATCGCACCATACTGGAATCAGGAACCATACAT GTCTACAGGTTTTATTTTGGAGGGCTTCCCTCAAAATCCCGATGAGGTGCAgtacattttgcagcaacagCTTTTCCCTGATGTTGTGGTAAATTTGGTGGTGGATGTCACAGATGTTCAGAAGCGTCTGTTGCCGACATACCTGGAGAAGTGGCGTGAGCGCCACAACCGCCGTGAAGCACAACTAAACCTCCTTTATGATCTACGTAAGCAGAACCGG GAGAACAACATTGCTGAGAGAAGGGCTGAACTCAAGAAGGCAGCCAAAAACAAA CTCAGATATCGTGAGgatgaagaagatgatgaagaggatgaAACTGCAGGCAACATAGAGGAAGAGATAGAGGACATGCTGGAGGAAGAGTTTCCTTTAGAAGAGGATAACAAAGACATGGAGAATAAAGAGAATGAGGAGGCGGCGTCTGAGAGGCTGGAGATGGAGATAGCAGAGCGTTATGTGACAGATGAAAACAGCCTTGTTACTGTTATG GAGCTCCTGAGTGAACTAAACATACCCAAAGTGTCAATCAGTGCATCTCGCAAGCTCCGGATTGTTCAGCAGAAGCTGCTCCAGAAAGTCCAGCCCCTGCTGACCAACAGGGAGTCACTCTTCCAAAAATGCCAACCCATCTCATACAGCCTGGCACAtaagctgctgctctcctcttaTAAGTTCCACAGCGCTTTTGGCTGCTGGGACCCCATAAAG CACTACAAAGAGAGAGATTTGATCCAGCCTCTGCAGTGGCCCTTCAATACCACATATCCCCTAATCTTCCATCAGTTTATCTACTTTTTTGCAACTAAGGAGAACCGTAACACATTTATGCTGAACCCCTTGAAGTACCTTAGGCAGCCAAAGCCCACCCCGTCCCTTCCTGTTAAAATAGCTGTTGTTGGACCACCCAAATCTGGAAAAACCACTG TGGCACAGATGTTTGCTCAGAAATATGGCTTGGCCTGTCTGTCCATTGGCGGCGCTATGCGTACAGTGCTTAACAATCACGAGCACACTGATCTGGCTGTCCAGATGAAAAAGCATCTCTCCCAGGGACTCGTTGTACCTGATGAACTGGCCATTCAGTGTCTGGAGGTGGCACTCATGAGCTCGATCTGCGGCACTCGAGG GTACGTGTTGGATGGCTTTCCGAAGACACTTAAGCAGACAGAGCTGATGGGGTCTCGGAGCATCATCCCCATGATAGTAGTAGAGCTGGAGCTGGCCACAGTGGAGGTGCTTACCAGAGGTCTCCTGGACAAGATGAAGCCCAACAA CCCTCACCTGATGCACGACAGCTCAGAGATCCTCCACATTCGTAACTCTTGTTATAAGCAGGAGATGGAGCATGTGAGGCAACACTTCCAACAACAATATCAGAACTGGATCCTCCTTGATGGCTTGAAAAGCAAATGGTGGATCTGGAACAGCAGTATAAAGGAGGTCAGCATCAGCATGAAATATATCCACAGCTACCTGGACAGGACGCGCAACA GGCAAGCAGCATGCATCAACAGAATGTGCATCACACCCAAGGAACTGCAGTATCGGCTTGGAGAGTTTGGACAGTACTGCCCTGTCTGCCTGGCTCTACATCTCCACCTGGTGGACTGCTCAGAAAGTGCAGCCTTAACTCATGCAGCTGAGTACAGGGGACACTATTATAAGATGTGTGGCGAAGACCATTTAGAG CGGTTCCTGACTACTCCCGATCAGTTTGTGACTCCTGGCTGCCCACACGCTCTCCCACAACCCCAGCTGCTGCCCAGAAAGCTCACTGAGGTCCAGGTAAAGAACAAGTTCCCACAGCAAGTTGAGATGAAGGGCTTCTGCCCGGTCACCTATCTGGATGGAAAGCAAAG gtaTGAAGCCCTGGTTCGAGGAAAGATGGAATATGCAGTGGAATACAGAGAACGCATCTACATTCTTGAGACAAAGCAGAAACAGGACAAGTTTTTGAG GATTCCTGAAACCTACTGGGACCAGAAGCTGCCCAGTAAAGTTCCTCCTCTTTGTGAACCTGTACCCCTCACCTCCCTTCCAACATTGGGCTACCTGGAGCAG GGTGTGGCAGTATCAGTCATCAAGGCCATGACAGCTGTTGGGTGTCTCAAACCAAAGTATCCCTTCCTCAGTATACAAAGATCTTCACTCCTCTATGTGGCATTCTATCTGAAAG CTTTCAACCACAACAGCACAGACTACACCCGCCAGAAGTACAAAAAGAAGCTGGCGTTGTTTGAAGAGAACTGTGCGCTCATTCCCTACCTGAGCTTAACAATGACAGGGAACTACAGGCCTCCCTGTGAACGTCCCATTGACTTTGAGTTCAAACTCAATAGGTTCCTGGCCTTGGGAGACTTGCCAGGTGCCAACAGTGTGCTGTAG
- the ak9 gene encoding adenylate kinase 9 isoform X2, which produces MTQTNEVDRLVDNLIEDDAERESLLAKPTCFIIVGRPGVGKSTLAKNIAESWKCILIDDTDLLNTHIKNKTKQGVEILNILSEGRSIPEEMVLQLILARLNSHHVEHYGYVLSCLPFLSEECLKMQEQLELIKNFKLTPDFIINIKCTDKDLVHRLSGLKQHPETGQLYNRDQWKREEVFNKKKENKDQEVEDEDEEEQVQAGGEELQKDIIDQMVWTPENLARNAFPRLTMYKNTMLRPLEDYMTEHNPLYLLELDGNNTPEELHLSVMSRLGSMAIKRVSIPVLLHQTDEEELPEDIDTEDLMRVMSSSRTVAPGFKWRRSRWGRTCPVALREGKVIPGKPELCVGFQDKLYILSSQEACQKFFTNPRRYLLPPMPRPPCRVSIIGPPQAGKSTLCKLLAQHYNALVLDMEVLVQPVLDKVEQERVDKIKEETTQVAIEKIKMKMEKDVGQNSDETNSVEVTEDHPEVQTMVLTALEEAKHQSTSPFSLYAGVLEKRIKEIEEADTGADVRTGWVLDNFPKNFSQMKALQQAGILPDTLFCLKDSDSNQVLKRLYETNKESVDEAVSKRLQDEQSEKEKLVLKQKEPESEVEAETAELQTNLETVAEETEENPEQSDTTSPVPPAIIKKEAVVLPDHWDLGYPDGPEMNDYKLQLQQFVYEWDQMQSALTVPHSVLKIGDKSPEDLLKQMVLHMEKPFQYVSWELSATDLDKEAEDMEALAELERAEEGSSDNDAAEEEEQGDATTKRVLGDTHNFCPVALKNHNVLWPCTDEIAAKYREKTFYFSSQAARDSFLQNPAHFVAQTGPLKPPALRIFLLGTRGSGKTTQGEWLAQQLGIFHIQFREQLQMLIMAKTKEHVPYSDEVESPEESAEDLEALIKEARGEDEEEMEENSDNTNDMEEVILTDEETAIKAYLSDGDPLTPEILDMIIAPYWNQEPYMSTGFILEGFPQNPDEVQYILQQQLFPDVVVNLVVDVTDVQKRLLPTYLEKWRERHNRREAQLNLLYDLRKQNRENNIAERRAELKKAAKNKLRYREDEEDDEEDETAGNIEEEIEDMLEEEFPLEEDNKDMENKENEEAASERLEMEIAERYVTDENSLVTVMELLSELNIPKVSISASRKLRIVQQKLLQKVQPLLTNRESLFQKCQPISYSLAHKLLLSSYKFHSAFGCWDPIKHYKERDLIQPLQWPFNTTYPLIFHQFIYFFATKENRNTFMLNPLKYLRQPKPTPSLPVKIAVVGPPKSGKTTVAQMFAQKYGLACLSIGGAMRTVLNNHEHTDLAVQMKKHLSQGLVVPDELAIQCLEVALMSSICGTRGYVLDGFPKTLKQTELMGSRSIIPMIVVELELATVEVLTRGLLDKMKPNNPHLMHDSSEILHIRNSCYKQEMEHVRQHFQQQYQNWILLDGLKSKWWIWNSSIKEVSISMKYIHSYLDRTRNRQAACINRMCITPKELQYRLGEFGQYCPVCLALHLHLVDCSESAALTHAAEYRGHYYKMCGEDHLERFLTTPDQFVTPGCPHALPQPQLLPRKLTEVQVKNKFPQQVEMKGFCPVTYLDGKQRYEALVRGKMEYAVEYRERIYILETKQKQDKFLRIPETYWDQKLPSKVPPLCEPVPLTSLPTLGYLEQGVAVSVIKAMTAVGCLKPKYPFLSIQRSSLLYVAFYLKAFNHNSTDYTRQKYKKKLALFEENCALIPYLSLTMTGNYRPPCERPIDFEFKLNRFLALGDLPGANSVL; this is translated from the exons ATGACCCAAACTAACG AAGTGGACCGGTTAGTGGACAACCTAATAGAAGATgatgctgagagagagagtcttCTTGCCAAACCCACCTGCTTCATTATAGTTGGAAGACcg GGTGTTGGCAAATCCACCTTGGCCAAAAACATTGCAGAGTCCTGGAAGTGTATCTTAATTGATG ATACAGATCTGCTCAACAcacatattaaaaataaaacaaagcaagGTGTAGAG ATCTTGAATATCTTATCTGAGGGAAGAAGTATACCAGAAGAAATGGTGCTCCAGCTGATTCTTGCCAGGCTAAACTCACACCATGTGGAGCACTACG GGTATGTACTGAGCTGCCTACCGTTCCTGTCAGAAGAGTGTCTGAAGATGCAAGAGCAGCTTGAGCTGATCAAAAACTTCAAACTAACACCTGAtttcatcatcaacatcaag TGTACAGACAAGGACCTGGTCCACCGGCTCTCAGGTCTGAAGCAGCACCCAGAGACAGGGCAGCTGTACAACAGGGATCAGTGGAAGCGTGAGGAGGTGTTTAACAAGAAGAAGGAGAACAAGGACCAGGAAgtggaggatgaggatgaggaggagcagG tgcagGCTGGGGGAGAAGAACTCCAAAAAGATATTATTGACCAGATGGTGTGGACACCAGAAAACTTGGCCAGAAATGCTTTTCCTAGACTCACCATGTACAAGAATACCATGCTCAGACCACTGGAG GACTACATGACAGAACACAACCCCCTCTACCTGTTGGAGTTGGATGGAAACAACACACCTGAAGAGCTGCACTTG TCTGTAATGTCCCGTCTTGGATCCATGGCAATAAAGCGTGTCTCCATTCCAGTCCTCCTCCACCAGACTGATGAGGAAGAATTGCCAGAAGACATTGACACG GAGGACCTAATGAGAGTCATGTCCTCCTCCAGGACAGTGGCTCCGGGCTTTAAATGGAGAAGGAGCCGCTGGGGCAGAACTTGTCCTGTTGCTCTGAGGGAGGGCAAGGTCATTCCTGGCAAGCCTGAATTATGTGTGGG CTTCCAGGACAAATTGTACATCCTCTCATCTCAGGAGGCCTGCCAGAAATTTTTCACAAACCCCCGACGGTACTTACTTCCTCCGATGCCCAGGCCCCCTTGCAGAGTTTCCATCATAGGACCTCCACAGGCAGGGAAGAGCACTCTATGTAAGCTTCTAGCTCAACACTACAATGCATTGGTGCTTGATATGGAGGTACTGGTGCAGCCGGTTCTGGACAAGGTTGAGCAGGAGAGGGTTGACAAAATCAAAGAGGAGACAACACAAGTCGCTATAGAGAAAATCAAGATGAAGATGGAGAAGGATGTTGGACAGAATTCAG ATGAAACCAATTCTGTAGAAG TGACAGAGGATCATCCAGAGGTACAAACCATGGTGCTCACTGCGCTGGAAGAAGCCAAACATCAGAGCACATCTCCCTTCAGCCTGTATGCTGGGGTACTGGAGAAGCGTATAAAAGAG ATTGAAGAGGCTGACACTGGTGCAGATGTCAGAACTGGCTGGGTGCTTGACAACTTTCCCAAGAACTTTTCCCAAATGAAAGCCTTACAGCAAGCTGGAATCCTGCCAGACACTCTCTTCTGTCTCAAAGACAGTGATAGCAATCAAG TTTTGAAGAGATTGTATGAGACGAACAAGGAGAGCGTGGACGAAGCAGTGAGCAAGAGGTTGCAGGATGAACAATCTGAGAAGGAGAAACTGGTCTT AAAGCAGAAGGAGCCAGAATCGGAGGTAGAGGCCGAGACTGCAGAGCTGCAAACAAATCTAGAGACAGTTGCTGAAGAGACCGAAG AAAATCCTGAACAGTCTGACACCACCAGCCCTGTGCCTCCTGCCATCATCAAAAAGGAAG CTGTGGTACTACCTGATCATTGGGACTTGGGTTATCCAGACGGCCCAGAGATGAATGACTATAAATTGCAACTGCAACAGTTTGTGTACGAATGGGACCAAATGCAGTCCGCTTTAACTGTCCCACACTCAGTACTGAAGATTGGCGACAAAAGCCCTGAAGACCTGCTTAAACAGATGGTCCTTCACATGGAGA AACCCTTTCAGTATGTGTCCTGGGAACTGTCAGCAACAGACCTGGACAAGGAGGCGGAGGATATGGAGGCCTTAGCTGAGCTGGAGAGAGCCGAGGAAGGCAGCAGTGACAATGATGCAGCTGAGGAGGAAGAA CAGGGGGACGCAACAACCAAGAGAGTATTAGGCGATACCCATAATTTCTGCCCTGTGGCCTTAAAAAACCACAACGTCCTGTGGCCCTGTACGGATGAAATTGCAGCCAAGTACCGTGAGAAGACCTTCTATTTCTCGAGCCAAGCAGCCAGGGACTCTTTCCTTCAAAATCCTGCACATTTTGTTGCACAGACTGGGCCTCTCAAG CCTCCTGCCCTGCGGATCTTTTTGCTTGGCACCCGAGGGTCAGGCAAGACCACTCAGGGTGAGTGGCTCGCCCAGCAGCTTGGCATTTTCCATATTCAGTTCAGGGAGCAACTCCAAATGCTCATCATGGCCAAGACAAAGGAGCATGTACCTTATTCTGATgaggtggagtctccagaggagTCTGCTGAGGACTTGGAGGCTCTGATAAAGGAAGCCAGGggggaggacgaggaggagatggaggagaaCTCCGACAACACAAATGACATGGAG gaagtgatccTGACTGATGAGGAAACGGCTATCAAAGCATACCTGTCTGACGGAGATCCACTTACCCCAGAGATCCTGGATATGATTATCGCACCATACTGGAATCAGGAACCATACAT GTCTACAGGTTTTATTTTGGAGGGCTTCCCTCAAAATCCCGATGAGGTGCAgtacattttgcagcaacagCTTTTCCCTGATGTTGTGGTAAATTTGGTGGTGGATGTCACAGATGTTCAGAAGCGTCTGTTGCCGACATACCTGGAGAAGTGGCGTGAGCGCCACAACCGCCGTGAAGCACAACTAAACCTCCTTTATGATCTACGTAAGCAGAACCGG GAGAACAACATTGCTGAGAGAAGGGCTGAACTCAAGAAGGCAGCCAAAAACAAA CTCAGATATCGTGAGgatgaagaagatgatgaagaggatgaAACTGCAGGCAACATAGAGGAAGAGATAGAGGACATGCTGGAGGAAGAGTTTCCTTTAGAAGAGGATAACAAAGACATGGAGAATAAAGAGAATGAGGAGGCGGCGTCTGAGAGGCTGGAGATGGAGATAGCAGAGCGTTATGTGACAGATGAAAACAGCCTTGTTACTGTTATG GAGCTCCTGAGTGAACTAAACATACCCAAAGTGTCAATCAGTGCATCTCGCAAGCTCCGGATTGTTCAGCAGAAGCTGCTCCAGAAAGTCCAGCCCCTGCTGACCAACAGGGAGTCACTCTTCCAAAAATGCCAACCCATCTCATACAGCCTGGCACAtaagctgctgctctcctcttaTAAGTTCCACAGCGCTTTTGGCTGCTGGGACCCCATAAAG CACTACAAAGAGAGAGATTTGATCCAGCCTCTGCAGTGGCCCTTCAATACCACATATCCCCTAATCTTCCATCAGTTTATCTACTTTTTTGCAACTAAGGAGAACCGTAACACATTTATGCTGAACCCCTTGAAGTACCTTAGGCAGCCAAAGCCCACCCCGTCCCTTCCTGTTAAAATAGCTGTTGTTGGACCACCCAAATCTGGAAAAACCACTG TGGCACAGATGTTTGCTCAGAAATATGGCTTGGCCTGTCTGTCCATTGGCGGCGCTATGCGTACAGTGCTTAACAATCACGAGCACACTGATCTGGCTGTCCAGATGAAAAAGCATCTCTCCCAGGGACTCGTTGTACCTGATGAACTGGCCATTCAGTGTCTGGAGGTGGCACTCATGAGCTCGATCTGCGGCACTCGAGG GTACGTGTTGGATGGCTTTCCGAAGACACTTAAGCAGACAGAGCTGATGGGGTCTCGGAGCATCATCCCCATGATAGTAGTAGAGCTGGAGCTGGCCACAGTGGAGGTGCTTACCAGAGGTCTCCTGGACAAGATGAAGCCCAACAA CCCTCACCTGATGCACGACAGCTCAGAGATCCTCCACATTCGTAACTCTTGTTATAAGCAGGAGATGGAGCATGTGAGGCAACACTTCCAACAACAATATCAGAACTGGATCCTCCTTGATGGCTTGAAAAGCAAATGGTGGATCTGGAACAGCAGTATAAAGGAGGTCAGCATCAGCATGAAATATATCCACAGCTACCTGGACAGGACGCGCAACA GGCAAGCAGCATGCATCAACAGAATGTGCATCACACCCAAGGAACTGCAGTATCGGCTTGGAGAGTTTGGACAGTACTGCCCTGTCTGCCTGGCTCTACATCTCCACCTGGTGGACTGCTCAGAAAGTGCAGCCTTAACTCATGCAGCTGAGTACAGGGGACACTATTATAAGATGTGTGGCGAAGACCATTTAGAG CGGTTCCTGACTACTCCCGATCAGTTTGTGACTCCTGGCTGCCCACACGCTCTCCCACAACCCCAGCTGCTGCCCAGAAAGCTCACTGAGGTCCAGGTAAAGAACAAGTTCCCACAGCAAGTTGAGATGAAGGGCTTCTGCCCGGTCACCTATCTGGATGGAAAGCAAAG gtaTGAAGCCCTGGTTCGAGGAAAGATGGAATATGCAGTGGAATACAGAGAACGCATCTACATTCTTGAGACAAAGCAGAAACAGGACAAGTTTTTGAG GATTCCTGAAACCTACTGGGACCAGAAGCTGCCCAGTAAAGTTCCTCCTCTTTGTGAACCTGTACCCCTCACCTCCCTTCCAACATTGGGCTACCTGGAGCAG GGTGTGGCAGTATCAGTCATCAAGGCCATGACAGCTGTTGGGTGTCTCAAACCAAAGTATCCCTTCCTCAGTATACAAAGATCTTCACTCCTCTATGTGGCATTCTATCTGAAAG CTTTCAACCACAACAGCACAGACTACACCCGCCAGAAGTACAAAAAGAAGCTGGCGTTGTTTGAAGAGAACTGTGCGCTCATTCCCTACCTGAGCTTAACAATGACAGGGAACTACAGGCCTCCCTGTGAACGTCCCATTGACTTTGAGTTCAAACTCAATAGGTTCCTGGCCTTGGGAGACTTGCCAGGTGCCAACAGTGTGCTGTAG